From a region of the Impatiens glandulifera chromosome 4, dImpGla2.1, whole genome shotgun sequence genome:
- the LOC124934552 gene encoding phenylalanine N-monooxygenase CYP79D16-like, whose product MLITLKDDEGNTLLTAEEIKSLVLEITVATVDNPSNAVEWALDEMLNQPHIFVKALQELDEVVGKDRFVQESDMSNLHYIRACIKESLRIHPFAPFNLPHVSTRDTTVAGYFIPKGSHVLLSRPGLGRNPRIWDDPLLFKPERHLKDDKSQVILNDPDLRIFSFSIGRRGCAGVNLGTTVSVMLLARLLQAFTWSPPPNTPYIKCVEGASEMLPSKPLLAFATPRLDEKMYYSLFQN is encoded by the exons ATGCTAATCACTCTAAAAGATGACGAAGGGAACACTCTATTGACGGCTGAGGAGATTAAATCCCTCGTTTTG GAAATAACTGTTGCAACCGTTGACAACCCGTCAAATGCGGTTGAATGGGCTCTTGACGAAATGTTAAACCAGCCACATATATTCGTGAAAGCCCTTCAAGAACTAGACGAAGTTGTTGGAAAAGATCGGTTCGTCCAAGAATCTGACATGTCAAATCTCCATTACATTAGAGCTTGCATAAAAGAGTCTCTACGAATCCATCCATTTGCACCTTTCAATCTCCCTCATGTGTCCACTCGTGACACCACAGTGGCTGGTTACTTCATACCAAAAGGAAGTCATGTTCTCTTGAGTCGTCCAGGTCTAGGAAGAAACCCTAGGATTTGGGATGACCCTCTTCTGTTCAAGCCCGAGCGCCACCTTAAAGATGACAAGTCACAAGTGATCTTAAATGATCCGGATCTCCGTATATTCTCATTCAGCATAGGTCGACGTGGTTGTGCTGGAGTCAACCTAGGGACTACAGTTTCAGTGATGCTCTTAGCTCGACTTCTTCAAGCTTTCACATGGTCTCCACCACCAAACACTCCTTACATCAAGTGTGTTGAAGGTGCTAGTGAAATGCTTCCTTCCAAACCTCTTCTTGCCTTTGCAACGCCCCGTTTGGATGAGAAGATGTACTATTCACTATTCCAAAATTAG
- the LOC124934553 gene encoding isoleucine N-monooxygenase 1-like: MAIIFPLVSIQAVISFMVFVSFFILLKRRVVVNPRLSTKACLPPGPKPWPIIGNLYLLINNKPFSQWIHDAMSKMSVEIFCIRLGNVHVIAVTSPEISCEFLKKHDLSFASRPNFLSAELVSKFSTAALTPMGDQWKKMRRVLVSNILSPTSHKWMHEKRVKEVDHLVRYVWNLIKGNNGVVNVRVVTQHFCTNVIRQMIFSKRFFGEGTLNEGPGVEEEEHVDGLFKILKYLYSFSISDYVPFLRRRLDLDGHEKAIMRALKSINKYQDPEIDSRIKQWKDGTRQKKDDFLDVLITLQDNNENALLTRKEIKAQIMEIMIATIDNPSNAVEWIIGEMINNTEILVKAIQELDQVVGKDRLVQESDIPKLNYIKACIRESFRIHPMAPFNVPHVSMCDTMVSGYFIPEGSHVLLSRIGLGRNPRIWDEPLLFKPERHLKDDKSQVILTDPDLRLLSFSIGRRGCPGVNLGSTMSIMLLARLLQAFTWCPLPNTSCVNLMESKDDMSISKPLHAFAIGKNDAVFASRPIILSAEVVAKVVSGGFSAVTWTPLND; encoded by the exons ATGGCTATCATCTTCCCTTTAGTTTCCATTCAAGCTGTGATTTCCTTTATGGTTTTTGTATCATTTTTTATCCTTTTGAAGAGAAGAGTAGTAGTGAATCCAAGGTTATCTACTAAGGCATGTCTACCACCCGGTCCTAAGCCATGGCCAATTATCGGTAACCTTTacttattgataaacaataagCCATTTTCACAATGGATACACGATGCCATGTCGAAGATGAGTGTCGAGATCTTTTGCATCCGCTTAGGGAACGTTCATGTGATTGCTGTCACTTCCCCTGAGATATCATGTGAGTTTCTAAAGAAACATGACTTGTCTTTCGCGTCACGTCCTAACTTCCTATCTGCGGAGCTGGTTAGCAAATTTTCTACGGCTGCTTTGACACCTATGGGTGACCAATGGAAGAAGATGAGGCGTGTCCTCGTCTCTAACATCCTATCTCCGACAAGCCACAAGTGGATGCATGAGAAGAGAGTTAAGGAGGTTGACCACCTCGTTCGCTATGTTTGGAACCTTATAAAGGGAAACAATGGTGTGGTGAATGTTAGAGTTGTCACACAACATTTCTGCACGAATGTCATAAGACAAATGATTTTTAGCAAGAGGTTTTTTGGGGAAGGGACTCTAAATGAAGGGCCGGGAGTTGAGGAAGAGGAACATGTGGATGGGCTTTTTAAGATACTCAAATATTTGTACTCCTTTAGCATTTCCGACTACGTTCCATTTCTTCGGCGTCGTTTGGATCTAGATGGCCATGAGAAGGCAATAATGAGAGCCCTAAAGagcataaataaatatcaagatCCAGAGATAGACTCAAGAATTAAACAATGGAAGGATGGAACGAGGCAAAAAAAAGACGATTTTCTTGACGTTCTCATCACTCTTCAAGATAATAACGAAAATGCTTTATTAACAAGAAAAGAGATTAAAGCCCAAATTATG GAAATAATGATAGCAACAATCGATAATCCATCAAACGCCGTCGAATGGATTATTGGAGAAATGATAAACAATACCGAGATATTGGTAAAAGCCATTCAAGAATTAGACCAAGTTGTTGGAAAGGATCGACTTGTTCAAGAATCTGACATACCAAAACTCAATTATATTAAAGCTTGTATAAGAGAGTCTTTTCGAATCCATCCTATGGCGCCTTTCAATGTCCCTCACGTGTCCATGTGTGACACTATGGTTTCAGGTTACTTCATACCAGAAGGAAGCCATGTTCTTTTGAGCCGTATAGGTCTTGGAAGGAACCCTAGGATTTGGGATGAACCACTTTTGTTCAAGCCCGAGCGTCACCTCAAAGACGACAAGTCACAAGTGATATTGACTGATCCAGATCTTCGTCTATTGTCATTTAGTATAGGCCGACGTGGTTGTCCTGGAGTCAACTTAGGATCCACAATGTCGATTATGCTTTTAGCTCGACTTCTTCAAGCTTTCACATGGTGTCCATTGCCAAATACTTCTTGTGTTAATCTCATGGAATCTAAAGATGATATGTCTATCTCCAAGCCTCTTCACGCCTTTGCAATAGGG AAAAACGACGCTGTGTTTGCTTCGCGTCCAATTATCCTATCAGCCGAGGTGGTGGCCAAGGTGGTGAGTGGTGGATTTTCCGCGGTTACATGGACGCCTTTGAATGATTAA